One Erythrobacter sp. SDW2 genomic region harbors:
- a CDS encoding VOC family protein, with product MVKYLHSMIRVSDPDATVAFFELIGLEEVRRFDVEAGRFTLIFLAAPGQEGVAEVELTYNWPPEDGEGEIYAGGRNFGHLAYRVENIYETCQRLMDAGVTINRPPRDGHMAFVRSPDGISVELLQDGHLPPQEPWASMENTGSW from the coding sequence ATGGTCAAGTACCTTCACTCGATGATCCGCGTCAGTGACCCCGATGCGACGGTCGCCTTTTTCGAACTGATCGGACTGGAGGAAGTGCGGCGCTTCGATGTCGAGGCGGGGCGCTTCACGCTGATATTCCTTGCCGCGCCCGGGCAGGAGGGAGTGGCCGAGGTTGAACTGACCTACAATTGGCCCCCTGAAGACGGCGAGGGCGAAATCTATGCCGGCGGCCGCAATTTCGGCCACCTGGCCTATCGCGTCGAGAATATCTACGAGACCTGCCAGCGGCTGATGGATGCCGGCGTCACCATCAACCGCCCGCCGCGTGATGGCCATATGGCCTTCGTCAGATCTCCTGACGGGATATCGGTCGAACTGCTGCAAGACGGCCATCTGCCGCCGCAGGAACCCTGGGCGAGCATGGAGAACACCGGCAGCTGGTAG
- a CDS encoding UDP-glucose/GDP-mannose dehydrogenase family protein, protein MKIAMVGSGYVGLVSGACFADFGHDVVCIDKDQSKIDRLHDGIMPIYEPGLDALVVSNVKAGRLSFTTDLAEGTKGAAAIFIAVGTPSRRGDGHADLTFVHEVAREVGESLANDAVIVTKSTVPVGTGDEVERIIRESGTRHRFAVVSNPEFLREGAAIGDFKRPDRIVIGAEDDFGREVMSEVYRPLFLNQAPILFTSRRSSELIKYAANAFLATKITFINEMADLCEKVGANVQDVSRGIGMDGRIGAKFLHAGPGYGGSCFPKDTLALLKTAEDYDSPVRIVEAVVKVNDSRKRAMGRKVLDALGGMESARGKKVALLGLTFKPNTDDMRDSPAIAVAQTLTDAGVEVAAYDPEGMELAKPLMPEVTMVEDPYAAIEGADALAIVTEWDAFRALDLNRVKDLAKAPVLVDLRNIYQPDDVRAKGFTYISVGRA, encoded by the coding sequence ATGAAGATCGCGATGGTCGGTTCTGGCTATGTCGGGCTCGTCTCGGGCGCCTGCTTTGCCGATTTCGGTCATGACGTGGTCTGCATCGACAAGGATCAGTCGAAGATCGACCGCCTGCACGACGGGATCATGCCGATTTACGAGCCCGGCCTCGACGCACTGGTCGTCAGCAACGTCAAGGCCGGCCGGCTGAGCTTCACCACCGACCTTGCCGAAGGCACCAAGGGCGCGGCCGCGATCTTTATCGCGGTCGGCACCCCCAGCCGCCGGGGCGACGGCCACGCCGACCTGACCTTCGTCCACGAAGTCGCCCGGGAAGTCGGCGAAAGCCTCGCCAATGATGCGGTGATCGTGACCAAGTCGACGGTGCCTGTCGGCACCGGCGACGAAGTCGAGCGGATCATCCGGGAAAGCGGCACCAGGCATCGCTTCGCTGTCGTCTCCAACCCCGAGTTCCTGCGCGAAGGCGCCGCCATCGGCGACTTCAAGCGCCCCGACCGGATCGTGATCGGGGCCGAGGACGATTTCGGCCGCGAGGTGATGAGCGAGGTGTACCGCCCTCTGTTCCTCAACCAGGCGCCCATCCTGTTCACCAGCCGCCGTTCGAGCGAGCTGATCAAATACGCCGCCAACGCCTTCCTCGCGACCAAAATCACCTTCATCAACGAGATGGCCGACCTGTGCGAGAAAGTCGGTGCCAACGTCCAGGATGTCAGCCGCGGGATCGGCATGGACGGACGGATCGGTGCGAAGTTCCTCCATGCCGGGCCCGGCTATGGCGGCAGTTGCTTCCCCAAGGACACGCTGGCCCTGCTCAAGACTGCAGAGGATTACGACAGCCCGGTCCGCATCGTCGAGGCGGTGGTCAAGGTCAACGACAGCCGCAAGCGCGCGATGGGCCGCAAGGTGCTCGACGCGCTGGGCGGGATGGAGTCAGCGCGCGGCAAGAAGGTCGCGCTGCTCGGCCTGACCTTCAAGCCCAACACCGACGACATGCGCGACAGCCCGGCCATAGCGGTGGCGCAGACGCTGACCGATGCCGGAGTCGAGGTCGCCGCCTATGACCCTGAGGGGATGGAACTGGCCAAGCCGCTGATGCCCGAAGTGACCATGGTGGAGGACCCCTACGCCGCCATCGAAGGCGCTGATGCGCTGGCCATCGTCACCGAATGGGATGCCTTCCGCGCGCTCGATCTGAACCGGGTCAAGGACCTCGCCAAGGCTCCGGTGCTGGTGGACCTGCGCAATATATACCAGCCGGACGATGTCCGGGCGAAGGGCTTCACCTACATCAGCGTCGGGCGAGCTTAG
- the nhaA gene encoding Na+/H+ antiporter NhaA encodes MTDQKPLPTKILAQAFAPVRALFVGDASAGILLILVAAAAMVAANSALAETYHGLFHDSLAWTPIPKLDTLHLWINDGLMAIFFFVVGLEVKREWIEGQLSSAEQRRLPVMAAVAGMIVPAAIYYAFITGEGADELVRGWAIPAATDIAFAMGVLGLLGNRVPASLRLFLLTVAIVDDIGAVLVIAFFYTANLKVMWLVAAAVTVAVMYGLNRAKVSAYWPYILLALVLWYFVLNSGVHATIAGVMAALTIPMRGKDNDTMLEHLEHGLAPWSAYLVVPVFGFANAGVAFAGLGMEALLDPLPLAIAAGLFLGKQLGIFGIVFAADKLGIANRPENASWPEIWGVSILCGIGFTMSLFVSGLAFTGNDLLIEEAKIGILLGSLISSVVGYTILRMTSTHPEEDRLPR; translated from the coding sequence ATGACCGACCAGAAACCTTTGCCGACCAAGATCCTTGCCCAGGCGTTCGCGCCGGTACGTGCTCTGTTCGTGGGCGATGCTTCCGCCGGGATCCTGCTGATACTCGTCGCGGCGGCAGCAATGGTGGCGGCAAATTCCGCCTTGGCCGAGACATATCACGGCTTGTTCCATGATTCTCTGGCGTGGACCCCGATCCCCAAGCTCGACACGCTTCATCTGTGGATCAACGACGGCCTGATGGCGATCTTCTTCTTCGTAGTCGGGCTGGAAGTGAAGCGCGAGTGGATCGAAGGCCAACTTTCGAGCGCCGAGCAACGCCGGCTGCCAGTGATGGCGGCGGTTGCCGGTATGATCGTTCCGGCGGCCATCTACTATGCTTTCATCACGGGCGAAGGTGCGGACGAGTTGGTCCGCGGCTGGGCCATCCCGGCGGCGACCGACATCGCCTTTGCCATGGGTGTGCTGGGCTTGCTGGGCAACCGGGTCCCGGCCTCGCTGCGACTGTTCCTGCTGACCGTTGCCATTGTCGACGATATCGGTGCGGTGTTGGTCATCGCTTTCTTCTATACCGCCAATCTCAAGGTGATGTGGCTGGTCGCTGCCGCTGTGACCGTGGCGGTCATGTATGGTCTCAACCGTGCCAAAGTTTCCGCCTACTGGCCCTACATACTGCTGGCGCTGGTGCTGTGGTACTTCGTTCTCAATTCCGGGGTCCACGCCACTATTGCAGGGGTGATGGCCGCGCTGACGATCCCCATGCGCGGCAAGGACAATGACACCATGCTCGAACATCTCGAACATGGCCTCGCACCGTGGAGTGCTTACCTGGTGGTGCCGGTGTTCGGTTTCGCAAACGCGGGGGTCGCCTTTGCCGGACTCGGCATGGAGGCCCTGCTCGATCCGCTGCCGCTGGCAATTGCTGCGGGCCTGTTCCTGGGCAAGCAGTTGGGCATATTCGGGATCGTGTTCGCAGCCGACAAGCTGGGTATCGCAAACCGGCCGGAGAATGCTAGCTGGCCGGAAATCTGGGGCGTTTCGATCCTGTGCGGGATCGGCTTCACCATGTCGCTGTTCGTCAGCGGGCTCGCCTTTACCGGCAACGATCTGCTGATCGAGGAGGCCAAGATCGGCATCCTGCTCGGCTCGCTGATTTCGTCGGTGGTCGGCTACACGATCCTGCGGATGACGAGCACGCACCCGGAAGAGGACAGACTGCCGCGCTAG
- a CDS encoding TIGR02186 family protein translates to MVRRVALVLLAFFALSAQRDPVLVPEVSQHKIELQQGFTGTTLLLFGAVLGPDGVREDNPYDVIVVLRGPSQQIRLREKQQIGGIWMNADALDFRSAPSYFAVAANRPIEDIVDDRTAAIFEFGTDFIQLSPSGMIDPEEQARFRDGLVDLRQRQGLYKQNFNGVTLREGVLYQARISLPSNVQVGTYTAETFAVSDGRVVASAIAEVEVEKVGFERFVEAAAQYWSLFYGLIAISLSVGMGWVAGRLFAMI, encoded by the coding sequence ATTGTGAGGCGGGTGGCGCTGGTCCTGCTGGCGTTCTTCGCTCTCTCCGCACAGCGCGATCCCGTGCTCGTGCCGGAAGTCTCGCAGCACAAAATCGAACTGCAGCAGGGCTTTACCGGGACCACGCTGTTGCTGTTTGGTGCCGTGCTGGGACCTGATGGCGTCAGGGAGGACAATCCCTACGATGTGATTGTCGTGCTGCGCGGCCCGTCGCAACAAATCCGCCTGCGCGAGAAGCAGCAGATCGGGGGCATCTGGATGAATGCCGATGCGCTCGATTTCCGGTCGGCCCCGTCGTATTTTGCGGTAGCTGCGAACAGGCCGATCGAGGATATTGTCGATGACCGTACGGCGGCGATTTTCGAGTTCGGGACCGACTTCATCCAGCTGTCGCCCAGCGGCATGATCGATCCGGAAGAGCAGGCCCGGTTCCGCGACGGCTTGGTCGACCTGCGCCAAAGGCAGGGTCTCTACAAGCAGAACTTCAATGGCGTAACCTTGCGGGAAGGCGTGCTCTACCAGGCGCGGATATCACTGCCCTCCAATGTGCAGGTCGGAACCTACACGGCAGAGACCTTCGCCGTCAGCGATGGCCGCGTTGTCGCTTCGGCTATTGCCGAGGTGGAAGTCGAAAAGGTCGGGTTCGAACGCTTCGTCGAAGCAGCAGCGCAATACTGGTCGCTGTTCTACGGACTCATCGCCATCAGCCTTTCGGTCGGTATGGGATGGGTGGCCGGACGCCTGTTCGCGATGATCTGA
- a CDS encoding metallophosphoesterase family protein: MSVAIGPSNPYVASRNPGVATTPAMLKTLANLFRAKSVQAAPAVPDGTRFYVIGDIHGRNDLFEALILEIEEEAKKAAELDLRVVLLGDLVDRGPESALVVANARAWRERRQVDIVAGNHEQMFLESFDSTQVLRHFIRHGGRETILSYGVPEARYNEATIEELQDLMQERVPQEDRDFLSSFDEMIIAGDYLFVHAGIRPGVELEEQSREDMMWIREQFLDHEGHYPYHVVHGHTIFEEVDARPNRTGIDTGAYRNGRLTALVLEGTSRRLIQTVETNGVITVEKKDRVA, translated from the coding sequence TTGTCCGTTGCGATTGGGCCGTCCAATCCCTATGTCGCCAGCCGCAATCCTGGAGTTGCAACCACCCCTGCCATGCTGAAAACCCTTGCCAATCTGTTCCGGGCCAAGTCCGTCCAGGCTGCACCTGCAGTCCCGGATGGCACGCGCTTTTACGTCATTGGCGATATTCATGGTCGCAATGACCTGTTCGAAGCCCTGATCCTGGAGATCGAGGAGGAAGCCAAGAAGGCTGCTGAGCTGGACCTGCGGGTCGTGCTTTTGGGCGACCTCGTCGATCGCGGTCCTGAAAGCGCACTGGTCGTTGCCAATGCCCGCGCGTGGCGGGAGCGCCGGCAGGTGGATATCGTCGCCGGCAACCACGAACAGATGTTCCTCGAATCCTTCGACAGCACGCAGGTGCTGCGCCACTTCATCCGGCACGGCGGGCGGGAAACCATACTGTCCTATGGTGTCCCCGAAGCGCGCTACAACGAAGCGACCATCGAAGAGTTGCAGGACCTCATGCAAGAACGCGTGCCGCAGGAAGACCGCGATTTCCTCAGCAGCTTTGACGAAATGATAATCGCTGGCGACTATCTGTTCGTCCACGCCGGTATCAGGCCGGGGGTCGAACTTGAGGAACAATCGCGCGAGGACATGATGTGGATTCGCGAGCAGTTCCTCGATCACGAGGGCCACTATCCCTACCATGTGGTGCATGGGCACACGATCTTCGAAGAGGTCGATGCGCGCCCCAACCGCACAGGAATCGACACCGGTGCCTATCGTAACGGACGGTTGACCGCACTTGTACTGGAAGGCACGTCGCGCCGGCTGATCCAGACGGTCGAGACGAACGGTGTCATAACCGTCGAGAAGAAGGATAGAGTTGCATGA
- a CDS encoding glycosyl transferase family protein, producing the protein MYLAGFTAGEWLLLVQHELLLFASLFFFLGAIDEFAVDGLWLWLKLRGRVETFRLEPTSEASEPPKPLKGKAAILVPAWQEATVIGATIAHALKVWGHADWTLYVGCYRNDPPTIMAVIDAAAGDARVKLVIHDAAGPTTKADCLNRLYRAVEDDEMRQGEPWRMILLQDAEDMVDPAALALLDAAMDHADFAQLPVLPEALDRSRWIASHYCEEFAEAHGKSMVVRDALGAGLPSAGVGCAISRSQLARLAAERSDGSPFDPESLTEDYQLGLAIGRMGGRMRFLRVRHSDGRLVATRACFPDRIDAAVRQKTRWLHGIAFQGWDRLGWSRSPVESWMRLRDRRGPFAALVLAIAYVLVVLSGFSLALSVAGLGPKMTLSPLLWWLVVLNLASLVWRALFRFAFTAREYGLVEGLRAILRIPFANVIAIMAGRRAFVAYLRCLAGKRPRWDKTDHHLHPAQPGLAGVAA; encoded by the coding sequence GTGTATCTTGCCGGCTTTACCGCGGGCGAATGGCTGCTTCTCGTTCAACATGAGCTCCTGCTCTTTGCGAGCCTGTTTTTCTTCCTTGGTGCGATAGACGAATTCGCGGTTGATGGCCTTTGGCTGTGGCTGAAACTTCGTGGCCGGGTCGAGACGTTTCGATTGGAGCCGACAAGCGAGGCATCGGAGCCCCCTAAACCCTTAAAAGGCAAGGCCGCGATCCTTGTTCCAGCCTGGCAGGAAGCAACTGTCATAGGCGCAACGATTGCCCATGCCCTCAAAGTCTGGGGACATGCCGATTGGACCCTCTACGTCGGCTGCTATCGCAATGATCCGCCTACGATCATGGCGGTCATTGATGCAGCGGCTGGGGATGCCAGGGTGAAGCTGGTTATCCACGATGCTGCCGGGCCGACGACCAAGGCGGATTGCCTCAATCGTCTCTACCGCGCGGTCGAAGACGACGAGATGCGTCAAGGCGAGCCATGGCGGATGATCTTGCTCCAAGATGCAGAGGACATGGTCGATCCTGCCGCCTTGGCCCTGCTCGACGCCGCAATGGATCACGCGGACTTCGCCCAATTGCCGGTCCTGCCCGAGGCTCTGGACCGATCGCGCTGGATTGCGAGCCATTATTGTGAGGAATTCGCCGAGGCCCATGGCAAGAGTATGGTGGTTCGGGACGCGCTGGGCGCAGGCTTGCCATCGGCGGGTGTCGGCTGCGCCATCTCGCGTTCGCAGCTCGCCCGGCTGGCGGCCGAAAGGTCGGACGGATCTCCGTTCGATCCGGAAAGTCTTACCGAAGACTACCAGCTCGGCCTTGCCATCGGACGGATGGGCGGACGAATGCGGTTTCTGCGGGTGCGCCACAGCGACGGCCGACTGGTCGCGACCCGGGCCTGTTTCCCTGACCGGATCGATGCTGCAGTACGGCAGAAGACCCGCTGGCTCCACGGCATCGCTTTCCAGGGCTGGGATCGTCTGGGCTGGAGCCGGTCGCCGGTCGAAAGCTGGATGCGCCTGCGCGACCGGCGCGGCCCCTTTGCCGCGCTCGTGCTCGCGATAGCCTATGTACTAGTCGTACTGAGCGGGTTCAGCCTTGCATTGAGCGTGGCCGGGCTCGGCCCCAAAATGACGCTTTCGCCGCTGTTGTGGTGGCTTGTCGTCCTGAATCTCGCGAGCTTGGTCTGGCGTGCCCTGTTCCGTTTTGCATTTACGGCGCGGGAGTATGGTCTGGTTGAAGGGCTGCGGGCGATCCTGCGGATACCTTTCGCAAATGTCATCGCGATCATGGCCGGCAGGCGCGCATTTGTCGCCTATCTGCGCTGTCTCGCCGGCAAGCGGCCCCGCTGGGACAAGACCGATCATCATCTCCACCCGGCCCAACCGGGACTTGCGGGAGTGGCTGCTTGA
- a CDS encoding ATP-binding protein yields the protein MTDMGKQEFGAAAPAAASASQGVSQPPARAVDNTARPIGVVLEIAGSGSMIALDLQRLNECMADEDPSIALAGQVGSQIKIRVGNSWLLASVRNQKQDRKAGSILANIDFLGEGQEEKLTGRIHSFKRGVTRYPIPGAYIYPASTSDLKMVYASDGRSNIQIGTVYPTKDIRAGLYVDAMLGKHFALLGSTGTGKSTSAALILHRICEAAPNGHILMIDPHGEYSAAFKNTGMILDVSNLQMPYWLMNFEEHCEVLLTSSGNDRETDAEILAKCLLKARGKNRLAEQLGKITVDSPIPYLLSDLGAAIADEMGKLDKANTSAPYMRLKTKLEELKGDPRYQFMFSGMLVGDTMADFIAKIFRMPSSGKPIAIIDVSGVPSDITSTVVAVLSRLVFDYAIWAREERTRPILLVCEEAHRYVPNEKNADGSSVGNILSRIAKEGRKYGISLGLITQRPSDLAEGVLSQCGTIISMRLNNERDQAFVKAAMPEGARGFLDSIPALRNRECIVCGEGVAIPIRVSFDNLEESKRPASEDPSFVELWNHSGGEEESVLRVVQRWRAQG from the coding sequence ATGACGGATATGGGCAAGCAGGAATTCGGCGCCGCAGCGCCTGCCGCAGCTTCGGCGTCGCAAGGCGTCTCGCAGCCGCCGGCCAGGGCGGTCGACAACACCGCGCGGCCGATCGGCGTTGTGCTGGAGATCGCCGGCTCCGGCTCGATGATCGCGCTCGACCTGCAGCGGCTCAACGAATGCATGGCGGACGAAGATCCGTCGATCGCGCTGGCCGGCCAGGTCGGCAGCCAGATCAAGATCCGGGTCGGCAACAGCTGGCTGCTCGCCAGCGTCCGCAACCAGAAGCAGGACCGCAAGGCCGGCAGCATCCTCGCCAACATCGACTTCCTTGGCGAAGGTCAGGAGGAAAAGCTGACGGGCCGCATCCACAGCTTCAAGCGCGGTGTAACCCGCTATCCGATCCCCGGCGCCTATATCTATCCGGCCAGTACTTCCGACCTCAAGATGGTCTATGCCAGCGACGGCCGCTCCAACATCCAGATCGGCACTGTCTATCCAACCAAGGACATCCGTGCCGGGCTTTACGTCGACGCCATGCTGGGCAAGCACTTCGCGCTGCTCGGTTCGACCGGTACCGGCAAGTCGACCAGCGCGGCACTGATCCTGCACCGCATCTGCGAGGCGGCACCCAACGGCCACATCCTGATGATCGACCCGCACGGCGAATATTCCGCTGCGTTCAAGAACACCGGGATGATCCTCGACGTCTCGAACCTGCAGATGCCGTACTGGCTGATGAACTTCGAGGAGCATTGCGAAGTCCTGCTGACGAGTAGCGGTAACGACCGCGAGACCGACGCCGAGATCCTCGCCAAGTGCCTGCTGAAGGCGAGGGGCAAGAACCGGCTGGCGGAACAGCTCGGCAAGATCACGGTCGATTCGCCGATCCCCTACCTGCTGTCCGACCTCGGCGCGGCGATCGCCGACGAGATGGGCAAGCTCGACAAGGCCAACACCTCGGCCCCCTATATGCGCCTCAAGACCAAGCTCGAGGAACTGAAGGGCGATCCGCGCTACCAGTTCATGTTCTCCGGCATGCTGGTCGGTGACACCATGGCGGACTTCATCGCCAAGATCTTCCGCATGCCGTCGAGCGGCAAGCCGATTGCCATCATCGACGTCTCCGGCGTTCCGTCGGACATCACCAGCACGGTTGTCGCGGTGCTCAGTCGGCTCGTCTTCGACTACGCCATCTGGGCGCGCGAGGAACGGACCCGGCCGATCCTCCTCGTCTGCGAGGAAGCCCACCGCTACGTGCCCAACGAGAAGAACGCCGACGGTTCCTCGGTCGGCAACATCCTCAGCCGCATTGCGAAGGAAGGGCGCAAGTACGGCATCAGCCTGGGCCTCATCACCCAGCGGCCATCCGACCTTGCCGAAGGTGTGCTGTCGCAGTGCGGCACGATCATCTCGATGCGCCTCAACAACGAACGCGACCAGGCCTTCGTCAAGGCGGCCATGCCCGAAGGTGCGCGCGGTTTCCTCGACTCGATCCCGGCGCTGCGCAACCGCGAGTGCATCGTCTGCGGCGAGGGTGTAGCCATCCCGATCCGCGTTTCCTTCGACAACCTCGAGGAATCGAAGCGCCCTGCTTCGGAAGACCCGAGCTTCGTCGAACTGTGGAACCACAGCGGGGGCGAAGAGGAATCTGTCCTGCGCGTGGTCCAGCGCTGGCGCGCGCAAGGCTGA
- a CDS encoding sulfite exporter TauE/SafE family protein, with protein sequence MDVYLPIANLSVNGLVIVGLGMLTGILSGLFGVGGGFLTTPLLIFYGIPPTVAAASAATQVTGASVSGVLAHQRAGGVDYRMGGVLVVGGVLGALVGAGLFRLFQLLGQIDVVINILYVLMLGTIGALMMRESIDALRAQRSGAPPPAAKRRHHPLVASLPYRWRFYASGLYISPLAPLILGFLVGILTMLMGVGGGFMLVPAMLYILGMSGRVVVGTSLFNILFVTMATTMTHALTTKAVDLILAGLLLLGSVIGAQFGTKIALKARPDLLRMVLATIVILIALRMLFGLGVQPDEIYSVTEL encoded by the coding sequence ATGGACGTCTATCTCCCCATCGCAAACCTTTCGGTCAACGGACTGGTGATCGTCGGGCTTGGCATGCTGACCGGAATCCTTTCCGGCCTGTTCGGTGTCGGAGGTGGTTTCCTCACCACGCCACTGCTGATTTTCTATGGCATTCCTCCGACGGTGGCAGCGGCGTCTGCTGCGACCCAGGTAACCGGAGCCAGCGTTTCCGGCGTGCTCGCGCACCAGCGGGCGGGTGGGGTCGATTACCGCATGGGTGGAGTGCTGGTCGTAGGCGGCGTGCTCGGCGCACTGGTCGGCGCGGGCCTGTTCCGGTTGTTCCAGCTGCTCGGGCAGATCGATGTCGTCATCAATATCCTTTATGTCCTGATGCTGGGCACCATCGGCGCGCTGATGATGCGCGAGTCGATTGACGCATTGCGCGCCCAGCGAAGCGGCGCGCCGCCGCCTGCGGCCAAGCGGCGGCACCATCCGCTGGTGGCGTCGCTGCCCTATCGGTGGCGCTTTTATGCATCCGGGCTATACATTTCGCCGCTGGCACCGCTGATCCTGGGCTTCCTGGTCGGCATCCTGACCATGCTGATGGGTGTCGGCGGCGGCTTCATGCTGGTGCCCGCGATGCTCTACATTCTTGGCATGAGCGGAAGGGTGGTGGTCGGCACTTCGCTGTTCAACATCCTCTTCGTCACCATGGCGACGACCATGACTCACGCGCTGACTACCAAGGCGGTGGACCTGATCCTTGCCGGCCTGCTGCTGCTCGGTTCCGTTATCGGGGCGCAGTTCGGTACCAAGATCGCGCTCAAGGCAAGGCCGGACCTGCTGCGGATGGTGCTGGCGACAATTGTCATCCTGATCGCGCTGCGGATGCTGTTCGGCTTGGGCGTCCAGCCCGACGAGATCTATTCGGTGACCGAATTGTGA
- a CDS encoding TorF family putative porin, producing the protein MLTSFRGLAATFLAGSALIATPAFAADDAADENVAIDTAGITAEEAAVTDEASLVTAPLQRAAQIPAEDTINAQGEDEAASAFELSGNVALVSDYRFRGVSFSDGDPALQGGIDLAHSSGFYVGTWASTISGGGPYGELELDVYAGWSGDVSDGVTVDVGLLYYIYPTENELANLLGVDTDYFEPYASIGTTLGPVGATLGVAYAWDQDSLGGNDNLFIYTDFEMGIPNTPITLTAHLGYTDGVFATAGDGDSFDWGLGASWAITDSLSLGVNYVDTEGPAVEDFTDAGIFFTLGYSM; encoded by the coding sequence ATGCTTACGTCCTTTCGCGGCCTCGCCGCTACTTTTCTTGCCGGTTCGGCCCTGATTGCCACCCCGGCGTTCGCCGCAGACGATGCGGCTGACGAAAATGTTGCCATCGATACCGCCGGCATTACTGCAGAAGAGGCAGCCGTGACCGACGAGGCAAGCCTCGTCACGGCACCCTTGCAGCGCGCTGCACAAATTCCCGCAGAAGACACCATTAACGCCCAGGGCGAGGATGAAGCCGCAAGTGCGTTCGAACTGTCGGGCAATGTTGCGCTGGTGTCGGACTACCGCTTCCGCGGCGTCTCCTTCTCTGACGGCGATCCGGCTCTGCAAGGCGGTATCGACCTGGCCCACTCGAGCGGCTTCTATGTCGGCACCTGGGCCTCGACGATCTCGGGCGGTGGTCCGTATGGTGAGCTCGAGCTGGACGTCTATGCGGGCTGGAGCGGCGACGTCTCCGACGGGGTGACCGTCGATGTCGGCCTGCTCTACTATATCTATCCAACGGAGAACGAGTTGGCCAACCTGCTCGGCGTCGACACCGATTACTTCGAGCCCTATGCCTCGATCGGCACCACGCTGGGTCCGGTCGGCGCAACGCTGGGTGTGGCCTATGCCTGGGACCAGGATTCGCTCGGTGGCAATGACAACCTGTTCATCTACACCGATTTCGAGATGGGCATCCCCAATACGCCGATCACTCTGACCGCGCACCTCGGTTACACCGATGGCGTCTTCGCCACCGCGGGCGACGGCGACTCCTTCGATTGGGGCCTCGGCGCTTCGTGGGCGATCACCGACAGCCTGAGCCTCGGGGTGAACTACGTCGACACCGAGGGTCCCGCCGTCGAAGATTTCACCGACGCAGGCATTTTCTTTACGCTCGGCTACAGCATGTAG